The sequence GGGTGGCCAGGAGGGTCATCAAGGCGGCGGGGTACGGCGAGTACTTCATCCACCGCACCGGACACGGCATCGGGGTGACCACCCATGAGCCGCCGTACCTGGTGGAGGGCGAGCATCTGCCCCTGGTGGCGGGGATGTGTTTCTCGATCGAACCGGGCATCTATCTGCCGGGGCGGTTCGGGGTGCGGATCGAGGACATCGTGACGTGCACGGAGTCGGGCGGACGGCGGCTGAACGACACGGACCGGGCGCTGGCGGTGGTGCGGTAGAGGCTCTCGGCCCCGGGGCCCGCCGGACTCCGTGCCGCGGCCCGGGGATGTCTACTTCTCGTCGCTCGGATTGCCCGGGCTCGACTCCTCGCCGCGGCGCGAGGGTTATCCACAGGCCGAAGCGATTGTCAGTGGCGTGGTTCACGATGGGGCGTGCAGGCGTGACGAGCAGTGACGCGACAAGTGGTGACGTGACGCGTGGTGAGGTGACGTGGGTGACGTGACCGGCGACGAGAGGCGGTGATCGCATGGCAGGGCGCGGTAAGGGGACGACGACGGTACGGGCGGTGCGGCGGCCCGAGGTGCGGCTGCCGGAGCTGCGGCCGTACGACGGCGGGCCGCTGGAGTCCGAAGGGGACTACGACGGGCTGGAGTTCCTCGATGCCGACTGGGCGGGGCAGACGGCGCACGGTGCGAGATTCCTGGACTGCGCGCTGCGGCGGTGCGCGCTGGACGAGACGGTGCTCGGCCGGGCCCGGTTCATCGACAGTGTGCTGAGCGGGGTGCGCGGTGTCGGCACGGACCTCTCGCAGGCGTCGCTGCGCGATGTGGAGGTGACCGACGCCCGGCTCGGCGGGGTACAGCTGCACGGTGCGGTGCTGGAGCGGGTCGTGGTGCGCGGCGGGAAGATCGACTTCCCGAATCTGCGCGGGGCGAAGCTGCGGGATGTCGCCTTCGAGGGGTGCGTGCTGGTCGAGGCGGATTTCTCGGGCGCGGAGCTGGAGCGGGTGACGTTCGACGACTGCACCCTCGCGCGGCTGGATCTCACCGAGGTGCGGATGAAGGACGTCGACCTGCGGGGCGCTGCCGCGGTGGACATCGCGCGGGGGATCGACCGGCTGTCGGGTGCGGTGATCAGCGCGGCCCAACTCCTCGATCTGGCCCCGGCGTTCGCGGCGCAGATAGGCGTACGGGTGGAGTAGCCCGGGGCGAGGCCCCGCGGGCGGTGGGGATCAGATGCGGGGGAAGCGGGCCTGGAGGTCCCAGATGGCCGGGTTGTCGCCGAGGCCGTCATGCAGATCGATGAGATCGGCGATCAGATCGTGCAGAAAGTCGCGGGCTTCGCGGCGCAGCGCGGCGTGGTTGACGGTGAGCGGCGCCTCGTCGACCGGCATCCAGTCGGCGGCGATGTCCACCCACCCGAAGCGGCGTTCAAAGAGCATCCGGTCGGTGGACTCGGTGAAGTCCAGCTCGGCGTGGATCGGACGGGCCGAGCGACTGCCGCGGGGGTCGCTGTCGAGCCGCTCGACGATGTCGCACAGCGCCCAGGCGAAGTCGAGCACGGGCACCCAGCCCCAGGCCGTCGACACCTCGCGGTCCGTCTCGGTATCGGCGATATAGACGTCACCGCAGAAGAGGTCGTGGCGCAGGGCGTGCACATCCGCGGTCCGGTAGTCCAGCTGCGGGGGGTCCGGAAAACGCCGGGAGAGGGAGTAGCCGAGGTCGATCACGTCATTGATGGTGTCACGCCGGTCGGGAGGGCTGGACGGACGGGCCGGACCGACGGGCCGGCCGGGGGGGCAGCAAGGCCGTGCCCCGCCGCCGCGCGCGCCGACGGGAAGCAGTGGGTGAAGGGCGTGCCCCGCTGCCGCGCCCCGCTGCCCTGCCCGCTGCCGTGCCCCGCCGACAGGTGGACGGCTTGCGCTCACGGCATCGTCAGCACGCGTGGTCCGTCCTCCGTGATCGCGACGGTGTGCTCGAAGTGCGCGGCGCGGGTGCCGTCCGACGTGCGCAGCGTCCAGCCGTCCTCCGCCACGTAGTACGCGTTCCGGCCGCCGGTCAGCAGCATGGGCTCGATGGCGAGCGCCATGCCGTGGCGCAGGACGAGGCCCCGGCCGGGGCGGCCGTCGTTGGGGACGGGCGGGTCCTCGTGCATGCGGCGGCCGATGCCGTGGCCGCCGAAGTCCTCGGGGATGCCGTATCCGGCCGCCCGTCCGATGCTGCCGATGGCGTGCGAGATGTCGCCTATCCGTGCGCCGGGCACGGCGGCGGCGATGCCCGCCTCCAGTGCGCGCCGGGTGACGTCCATCAGTCGTACGTCCTCGGGCCGGGCGGTGCCGACGCAGAAGCTGACCGCCGCGTCGCCCGCCCAGCCGTCCACCACCGCGCCGCAGTCGATGCTCACCAGGTCGCCGTCGCACAGCCGGTAGTCGTCCGGGACGCCGTGCACGATCGCGTCGTTGACGGAGGCGCAGATGACGGCGGGAAACGGCGTGCCGGCGAAGGAGGGGCGGTAGCCGAGGAACGGAGAGGTGGCCCCGGCCTCGCGCAGGACCGTACGGGCGACCTCGTCCAGCTCACGCAGTCGCACTCCGGGGGCGGCCGCCGCGCGTACCGCCGCGAGCGCATCGGCGACGACCCGTCCGGCCACGCGCATCGCATCCAGCGAGGCATCCGTTTTGATCTCCACCATGAGCAGTGCCACCTCCGGGCAGTGGCGCCCCGAGGGCAGGGGCGGCCGGTCGAAGAGAAAGGGGCATGTGGGGGCATGCCGAACGGCAGCCGGTAAATTAATACCGGTATTTGTTTACCGGTATTAGTATCACGGGCATGGTGCGAACTCCACTGACCCCCTGGGAACGCGAGCGTGGCGAGCGGCTGGGTGCGCTGCTGCGGGCGGCGCGCGGCGAGCGGAGCATGGTCGAGGTGGCGGCGGGGGCGGGACTGTCCGCCGAGACGCTGCGCAAGATCGAGACCGGCCGGGCCCCGACACCGGCGTTCTTCACGGTCGCCGCGCTGGCCGGGACGCTCGGGCTCTCGCTGGACGAGGTCGCGACGCTGGCCACGCCCCCGGAAGCGGACGCGGACGCGGTGGCCTGACGGCGGCGGACGCGGTGGCCCGAGGCCGACTCCTGTATGCGCCGGGCCCCGGAACGCACCGAGGGCCGGCCCCCCGAAGGGAGCCGGCCCTCGATCGGCCGCTCAACGGCGCCCGGGCCCGGAGCCGGAGCCGGAGCCGACTCCGGAGCCGGAGCCGACTCCGATGTCGGAGCCGCCGACCGTCCGCCGCGCGCCGAAGCTCAGACGTTGACGCCGAAGTCCTTCGCGATGCCCACCAAGCCCGAGGCGTAACCCTGGCCCACCGCGCGGAACTTCCACTCCGCGCCGTTGCGGTAGAGCTCACCGAAGACCATGGCGGTCTCGGTCGCCGCGTCCTCGCTGAGGTCGTAGCGGGCGATCTCGGCGCCGCCGGCCTGGTTGACGATGCGGATGTAGGCGTTGCGCACCTGGCCGAAGTTCTGGCTGCGGCTCTCGGCGTCGTAGATGGAGACCGGGAAGACGATCTTGTCGATGTCGGCCGGCAGGGCCGCCAGGTTGACGTTGATCCGCTCGTCGTCGCCCTCGCCCTGGCCGTCGACGTTGTCACCGGTGTGGACGATGGACTGGTCCGGCGTCGCCGTGTTGTTGAAGAAGACGAAGTGCTTGTCCGAGAAGACCTTGCCACCGCCGTTGACCGCGATCGCGCTCGCGTCCAGGTCGAAGTCCGAGCCGGTGGTGGTGCGGACGTCCCAGCCGAGGCCGACCGTGACGGCGGTCAGGCCCGGCGCCTCCTTGGTGAGGGAGACGTTGCCGCCCTTGGACAGGCTTACAGCCATGGGAAGTCCCTTTCCTGTTGAGTCTGAGTCTCGAGCCGCCGAAGCCGGACCTCGCGCTTCGGGCTCCGCACGCCGGCTTCGTCCTGCGGTTTTGCCCCACGAGTTCGTACTGCCGACGACGCTACCGTCACCCACAACAACGCCGTCAGGGGTCCGGGAGGTTCCAGCTGGCTTTACTTACTTTGCCGAATCCTGATCCGGATGCACGGCCCGGGGGGCGGAAAAGAGGGTGACGGAGGCACGGAAAGCGCGGGATCATAGGAGGCATGTCCGGGCCTTATGTCATCCGCGGTTCGGTTGTCCTTCCAGAGACCGAGCTCGTATGGCGTTTCTCGCGGTCCTCCGGTCCGGGCGGCCAGCATGTGAACACCAGCGACAGCCAAGTCGAGCTGCGCTTCGACCTCGTCAGGACGCAGGCGCTGCCCGAGGTGTGGCAGCAGCGTGCCCTGGAGCGGCTGGCCGGCCGGCTGGTCGGCGGGGTGCTGTCCGTACGGGCCTCCGAGCATCGCTCCCAGTGGCGCAACCGCGAGACCGCGGCCGTCCGCCTGGCCGCGCTGCTCGCCGAGGCCACCGCCCCGCCGCCCAAGCCGCGCCGCACATCGCGTATCCCACGGGGCATCAACGAGCGGCGGCTGCGCGAGAAGAAGCAGCGCGGCGAGACCAAGCGCGGCCGCTCGGGCCGCGATTGGGGCTGAGGATCCGCCGCCCCCGGTACGCGGCCCCCGCCGCTTCCGGGCGAGCCCCGGCGGCCTCACCCCAGGTGCCGGTACTTCCCGCGGAAGTAGGTGAGTGGTCCGGCGTCCTCGGTCGGCGCCGACGCGGCCAGGACGCGGCCGATGACGAGCGTGTGATCGCCGGCCAGCACCCGCTGCTCGGTCCGGCACTCCAGGGTCGCCAGTGCACCCGCGATGAGCGGCGCGCCCGCCGCTTCGCCCCGTACATGCGGGATGTCGGCAAAGAGCAGACGGTCGCTGATGCGGCCCTTCATCGCGAATCTCCCGGCCACCTGCCGCTGGCCCTCGGCGAGCACCGAGACGGCCCACAGCGGCTGGTGTGCCAGCAGGTCATCCATGCGGGAGTCGTTGCGAACGCTCACCATCACCAGCGGCGGTTCGAGCGAGACGGAGACGAAGGCGGTGGCGGTCATGCCGACGTCCTCGCCGCGCGGCCCGTCGTCCGGGTCGTGGGCGGTGATCAGCACCACGCCGGCGGCGAGACGGGACAGGGCGGCGCGGAATTCGTCGTCACTCACCCCCACAGCATGCGGGATCGGCGTGCCGCCCGGCACGGAGGCGAGGGCGACGGACGGGGCGGCCGGAACGGTCGGAGCGGAGGTCGTCGCGTCGGCAGGGGTTTTCGTGAACACGCCATGAACGCTAACGTCGCCAGCCGTCGCTTCGCATCGGACCCTGGAACCACCCGTGTCCTAGGTCCGACGGCCCAGGCCGCGCGGAACCGTGCGGCGCCGCACGGAAAGGCCGAGGTGAGGGGGCGGGCGGCCGGATTTGCGTTTCGGAAGAATGTGCCCGGTGAAACGAGGCGGTGAAAGGCGGCCTCGACGGACCCGTTTGAAGATCGCCAATACCCCTTTCGAATGTGTGACTTGAGTCACAGCGGGCGGTAATTGTTGACCCTGTGTACCGAGTGAACAGCTCACTGTGATTCAGTGAGCGAAGAAAAGAGCGTGGAATCGGGCGATCGAAGAATTCTGGAGTTGCTGTCGAGGTCTCAGGGAGAGCGAGCGATGGAGACCGAGTCGGAGCCTTACGTCCGTCTTGCGACCCTGCGGCAGCTGCACCAAGTGGTCGCCGAACTGAACACCGCACGCAGCCTTGCGGACACCTTGCAGTCGGTTGCCGACGGCGTGATCGCGGGGCTGGGCTTCGAGCTGTCGGCCGTCAACCTGGTCCGTCCGGACGGCGATCTCGTCGTCGCCGCGGTGGCCGGCAGTGCGGGCGCCGAGGCGTTGATGGCCGGGCGGGTCGGATCCCGCTCGTCCTGGGAGCGCCGGCTGTCGATGGGGGAGCGCTGGGGCGATCTGTGCTTCATCCCGTACACCGAGGGCTGGGTGCTGGACGACGATGACGTCCCGCAGTGGCACACCGCCGGGCCCGCGCCGCGGTTCCCCGACGAGTGGCACCCCATGGACCGCCTCTTCGCGCCGATGTACTCGCAGGCCAACGGCGGCGGCGAGCTGCTCGGCGTGATCTCCGTGGACCGGCCGCGCAACGGCCGGCGCCCCGGTGCCTGGGGGCGGGAAGCGCTCCAGATGTACGCCTTCCAGTCCGCCATCGCGATCGGCAACGCCCGGCTGCGGGCCAATATGCAGCGCGCCCTGGTCCGACTGGAGCGCGAGCAGCAGGCCCTGCGCGCCAGCGAGGAGAGCTTCCGGCAGGCGTTCGAATACGCGCCGAGCGGGATGGCCGTCGCCGAAATGGGCGGTGACCAGCACGGACGGCTGCTGCGCACCAATGACGCGCTGTGCCGGCTGCTGGGCCGCCCGGCCTCCGCGATGCGCCGCTACTCCTTCTCCGACCTCGTCCACCCCGAGGACATCGGGACCCTGCTGCGGACGTCGGCCGAGGGCGGCCGCGCCGAGCTGCGGCTGGCCCGGCGCGACGGCACCTACGTATGGGTCTCGCTGCGCAATTCCGTGGTCGCCGACACCGCCGACGGGCCCCGATTCCTGCTCACCCACGTCGAGGACATCGAGGAGCGCAAGCGCCATGAGCTTCAGCTGGCGCACCGCGCCAGCCATGACTCGCTGACCGGGCTGCCCAACAGCGCCGAGCTGCGGGCCCGGCTCGGCGCCCGGCTGTGCTCCCGCCCGCCGGGCTCGGCCGCCGACGCCTACGCCTCCTCGGCGACCCTCGCCGCGGGCCCCGGGGGTGCGCCCGGCTACCGGTCCGAGGGCAAGGAGCCGTTCGAGAGCGGCCCCGGCGGCTATGACCACCACGTGCACACCGTCGCGCCCGCGGAGGGCGCGGAGGACGACGGCTCCAAGGGGCTCGCGGTCCTCTTCTGCGATCTCGACGGCTTCAAGTCGATCAACGACCGCTTCGGGCACCACACGGGCGCTGCGGTGCTGATCGAGGTCGCCCGCCGCCTGACCAGCGGCGTTCGGGACGGCGATACGGTCGCCAGGCTCGGCGGCGATGAGTTCGTGGTGCTGGCGGACGGCCTGGGCACCGCCGACGCCCAGGACCTCGCGGTACGGCTGCGCAACGCGATCATCCCGCCGATCCGGGTGGACGGCCGGGCGGTGCGGGTCGGTGCCAGCTTCGGCATCGGCTGGGCCAGCTGCGGGATGACCGCCGAGGAGGTCCTGGCCTCGGCCGACCAGCGGATGTACGTCGAAAAGCGCTCCCGCTCGAAGGCCAACCGCCGGGCGGGCTGAGCCGCGACCGGGGCGTGCCCGGCCGGACCCAGTCGATTGCCGCGTATCTCACACCCGCGGCCGTCTGTGCTGCCCACCGGCCGTTCATCGATCTGTAGCGATCTTGTGGCGGTCCGGGCACGGTGTGGCCCGGCCGCGAAGGGGTAGGCTGCGCCGATGCGGCGCGCTGCCGACGGGGGCCCGGAGAGACAGTTTCGAGCAGCCGCGCGCACGCGGACCGCGGACCTACGCAGGCAGACGCGTACACATCGCTTGGGAGTGACACGGAATGACGGCCGGCAACAACGGCGCGGACACGCCGGAGAACGACGACCCGTTCGGCTACCTCTACCGCTCGGAAGGCGGCGAGGGCGCCACCGCGGGCTCGGCGTCCAGCGGTGCGGCGCGGCAGCCGGGGGTGCCGAGAACCTCGTACAACCAGGTGCGTGCGGTCGGCGAGCGCCAGTACGGCGGCCAGCAGACCCAGCAGCCGCCGTACGGGCGGCAGAACGCCCACTACGCGGCGCCGGAGACCCTGCCGGGCAACGAGCGCACGCGCTCGGCCCCGTCCCAGGGCTACGACCAGGAGCCCCGGCGCGGCCGTAACGGGCTGCTGATCGGCGCCGTCGCTGTGGTCGCGGTGGTGTGCATAGGCATCGGCGTCGCCATGTTCACCAACAGCCAGGGCAAGAACGACACCGCGAACAAGCCCGGCCCGACGGCCGGCGACTCGGTCGCCCCCAGCAAGGAACCGTCCACCAAGCCCTCCGCCGGTGCGCTCCCCAAGCAGGACGCGGGCAGTCTGCGGCTCGACGGCGGCGCCGTCACCGCCAAGGACGTCCCGGGCGCACGCTCGGCGAACGGCACCTATGTCGGGGGGATGAACACCCCCGGCGCCTCGGCCACTTGGACGGTGAACGTCGACAAGGCCGGTACGTACGCGCTCAATGTCGACTACGGCGTGCCCGGCAAGGACGCCAACCTGACGCTGACCGTGAACGGCAAGGCCGACCCCCGGCCCATATCCCTGAAGAATTTCGCGGGTGCCCCAGCGGGGGCCTGGGACAAGGGCTGGACCCAGTCCTGGTCGATCGTGAACCTCACCCAGGGCACCAACACCATCAAGATGTCCTGCGAGAGCGGCAACCAGTGCGATGTCAACCTCGACAAGGTGTGGCTGACGCCGCCGAAGTAGAACACGTAACTCGCCCTCCGGCGGCGGTGTTTCACGTGAAACCGTGTTTCACGTGAAACATCCGGTTCAGGCCGGGTTCAGGCCGCCGTCGGGTGATCCGTCACCACGACACGGGGCAGCAGCTCTTCGTACGTCCCGGGGTCGAACTCCCCCGCGGCCGCGGCCCGTACGGTCGCCGCCGACAGGGCCACCGCGCGGATCAGCCGGTCCGGCCAGGGCAGGTTCTCGACCAGGCCCGACAGCAGACCCGCCACCGCCGAGTCACCGGCACCGGTCGGATTGCCGGCGATCGGCCGCGGCGGGGCGGCCTGCCAGACGCCGTCCGCGGTGACCGCGAGTATGCCCTTCGCGCCCAGTGAGGCGGCCACCGTATGGGCGCCCCGGCGGCGGGCGTCACGAGCGGCGCGCAGCGGTTCGGTGCTGCCGGTCAGGGCGGCGAGTTCCTCGGCGTTGGGCTTGGCCAGATCGGGCCGGGCGGCCAGGCCCCGGCGCAGCGGTTCGCCGCTGGTGTCCAGCAGAACCGGCACTCCGGCGGCCCGGGCGGCGCGGGTGAGCCGGGCGTAGACATCGACCGGGACGCCCGGCGGCAGGCTGCCGCACAGGGCCACCGCCCGTGCCTCGCCGAGCAGTTCGCGATAGGTGCCGAGGAAGGCGTCCCATTCGGCGGGGGAAACCATCGGGCCCGGTTCGTTGAGCTGGGTGGTGTCGCCGGTGGTCTCGTCGACGACGGCGATGGTGCGGCGGGTGGCGCCGCCGACCGGCACCAACGCGTCGGTGACGTCGGACTCCTGGGTGAGCAGCGCGCGCAGCGCCTCGCCGGTGCCGCCGCCCGCGAAGCCGGTGGCGATCGTACGGTGGCCGAGCGCGGCCAGGACCCGGGCGACGTTCAGGCCCTTGCCGCCGGGTCGTTCGGTGACCTCGGTGACCCGGTTGGTGGTGTGGGTATGCAGCCGCGGCAGCCGGTAGGTGATGTCCAGGGCGGCGTTCAGCGTGACCGTGAGGATCATGGTTCCCCCTCCCGCACCGTGCTCGGACGGCTGTGCCGGTGGGCGCAGCCGTTGGCCGGGCAGTCGTGGGCCGTGGGACGGCCCCAAGTCGGCCAACCGCGTTCGGCGGTGGCATGCGGACAAGTGCGCGAGCGATCATGCCATCGTCGACAGGGGTAGGCCCAGACCCGGGGTAACCACCGGTCACCGGGGAACCGCCCCGACGAGTCCGCCGGCCCGGTCCTCCCGCGTGCGCACCGGGCCGACCGATCGCCCCGCGTGCCTGCCGCGCCCGTCAGCCCTTCCCGGGACGTACCAGCCATTCCCCCTGCCGCATCACGCCGACCAGGTCGTATGCGGCGTCCAGCACCACCAGGTCGGCGTCCTTGCCGGCCGCCAGGCCGCCCGTGCGGTCGTCGATGCCCAGCAGCCGGGCCGGGACGGCGGACAGCACCTGGACGGCCTGATCCACGCTCAGGCCGTCGAGGGTGACGGCCCGTTTGAAGGCCCGGTCCAGGGTGAGGGTGGACCCGGCGATCGAACCGGCCGTCGGCCCCTCGCTGATCCGCGCGACGCCGTCCGTCACCTCAACCTGCATCGGCCCGAGCGGATACCTCCCGTCGCTCATCCCGGCCGCGCCCATGGCATCGGTGATGAAGGCGACGCGGTCGGCGCCGGCGCTGCGGAAGGCCATCTGGAGGACGGCGGGGTGCAGATGGGTGCCGTCGTTGATCAGCTCGACGGTGACCCGCTCGTCCTCCAGGAGGGCCGCGACCGGGCCGGGCGCGCGGTGGCCCAGGCCCGGCATCGCATTGAAGAGATGGGTGGCCACGGACGCGCCCGCGTCGATGGCCTCGCGGGTGGCGTCGTAGGTGGCGTCGGTGTGGCCGACGGCGGCGATGATGCCGGCGTCCGCCAGCAGCCGTACGGACTCCAGGCCGCCGGGCAGCTCCGGGGCGACGGTCATCATCCGCGCGGTGCCGCGGGCGGCGTCGATCAGGGTGCGTACCTCGGCCGGGTCCGGATCGCGCAGCAGCTCGGGCTGGTGGGCGCCGCAGCGGCCGGGGGAGATGAACGGGCCCTCGAAGTGGATGCCGGCCAGGTCGCCCTGCTGGACGAGTTCGGCGAGCACGGCGGCCTGCCGGGCGAGGTCGTCCAGGGTGCCGGTGACGGTGGAGGCGGCCATCGAGGTGGTGCCGTGGCGCCGGTGGGTGTCGATGGCCCGAAGGCATTCCTCGGGGTCGGCGGACGAGAAGGAGCCGCCGCCTCCGCCGTGGACGTGCAGATCGATGAAGCCGGGCACGACGAGATGGCCCGGCAGATCGATGACCTCGGTGTCCCGCTCGTGGGCGCCCGAAGGGGGCAGGCCGCCGCCGGTGTCCCGGTCGCGGCTGCGGATCTCGCTGATCCGGGTGCCCTCGACGGTGATCCGGCCGCTGTCGACGGTGCCGCTCGGGCGGGCGATGCGGGCGCCGGAAAGGACGGTGCGCCGGGGCTGCGCCGACCGGGCCGGGGACTGGTGCGGTGCCATTACGCGGTTACCTCCGTGGAGAGAAGATCCCAGGCGAGCAGTCCTGCGCCCAGGCACCCGGCCGCGTCCCCCAGGGCCGCCGGAACGATCGAGGGAAGGGGCTGGAAGGTCACCCGTCGGCGGACCGCTTCCCGCAGCGGCACGAACAGCGTGTCGCCCGCCTCGGCGAGCCCGCCGCCGATGATCAGCGTCTCGGGGTCGAGCAGGGTGAGCCCGGTGACCAGGCCGTCGGCCAGGGCGTCCACGGCGGTCTGCCACACGGCGCGGGCGCGGGCATCGCCCGACTCCACGGCCTTGGCCGCATCCGCCGCGCCGGCCTGCGGATCGCCGCTGGCCGCCGCCCAGTCGCGGCCGACCGCGGCGGCCGAGGCCAGCGTCTCCAGACAGCCGCGCTGCCCGCAGCCGCACTCGCGCCCGCCGGGCCGTACGACGATGTGGCCGATCTCGCCGGCGCTGCCGTGCGCGCCCGCCTCGATCCGGCCGCCGGATCCGATCGCGCCCGCGATGCCCGTGCCCAGCGGCACGAACAGAAACCGGCCGACGCCCTTGCCCGCGCCGAGCCGGCCCTCCGCCAGCCCGCCGGCGCGCACGTCGTGCCCCAGCGCGACCGGCACCCCGCCCAGCCGCTCGGACAGCAGGGCCCGCATCGGGACGTCCCGCCAGCCGAGGTTGGCGGCGTAGACGGCCGTTCCTGAGGCTTCGTCAACGATGCCGGGCACCGCGACGCCGGCGGCGTCCGCCGGTGCCCCGAACCGCTCCCGGCCGAGGGCGTGCAGCTCGGCGGCGAAGCCCAGGACGGTCTCGATGACCGCCTCGGGCCCGCGCTCGCGGCCGGTGGGGCGCCGCGCCTCGTGGAGCAGGGTGCCGTCCGCCCCGACGAGGGCGGCTTTCATCCCGGTGCCGCCCACATCCAGGGCGATGACGTTTCTCACGCCACCAGTTTTGCCCGATCCCGCATAAAAGGTCTAGTCCACTCACCGATTCCTTGGCTCCTTGCGCCTGTTTGGCCTGGTCGGCGCACGGCCTCGTGATCATCGCGTGGGGAGGGCGATATCGAACAGAGACTTCCGGTGGTGTAGACCTTGTGTAGACGCGCGAGTAACACTCGCAGTTCATGCCGGTGGAGGGGGACCCCCGACGCCGTGATGGACCCGGCAGAACACATTTCGGGACAAGGGCGGTAAACAACGGTGCAGCGGCGGTACTTGAGCCTGGCGGCGGCGGGACTTGCCACCGTCATGACCCTCACTCTCACCGGCTGCGGCAGCGGCCCGGGCGACGGCGATGTCACGCTCAAGCTGGTCGCGGCGGATTACGGAGACAGTGCGGCCAACAGCTCCCAGCACTACTGGGACGATCTCACCCGTGAGTTCGAGAAGAAGCACCCCGGCATCAAGATCGACGTCGATGTCTACAGCTGGACGGACGTCGACAAGAAGGTCGAGGACATGGTCAAGGCCGGCAAGGCCCCCGACCTGGCGCAGATCGGCGCCTACGCCGACTACGCGGCCCGCGGACAGCTCTACAGCGTCGACAAGCTGCTCTCCATACCCACCGAGGCCGACTTCACCCAGTCCCTCGCGGACGCCGGCGAATACCAGCGGGTGCCGTACGGCATGCCGTTCGGCGCCAGCACCCGGCGGCTCTTCTACAACAAGAAGCTCTTCGCCCAGGCGGGCATCACCAGCCCCCCGAAGACCTGGGACGACATCGCTCAGGACGCCAAGCTGCTCAAGGACCACGGCGTCAAGATGCCCTTCGCGCTCCCGCTGGGCCCGGAGGAGACCCAGGCCGAGACCCTGATGTGGATGCTCGGCGGGGGCGGCGGCTACACCGACAGCATCGGCAAGTACACGCTCGACTCGCCGCAGAACGTCAAGACCTTCGAGTGGCTCCAGAAGAACCTCGTCGCCAAGGGCCTGACCGGCGGCGACCCCGCCAAGGTCAACCGCGCCGACGCCTTCCAGGGCTTCGCCGACGGCGAGGTGGGCATGCTCAACGGCCATCCCACGCTGATGAAGCAGGCCGAGGCCAAGGGCGTCGACTACGGCACCACGGCACTGCCCGGCAGCAACGGCAAGGCCAAGGCCACCATGGGCGTCACCGACTGGATGATGGCCTTCAAGCAGCCGGGCCACCGCGCCCAGGTCGGCCAGTTCCTCGACTTCGTCTACAGCAAGAAGAACGTGCTGAAGTTCTCCAGCACCTACGGACTGCTGCCAGTCACCGTCTCGGCCTCCCAGGAGATGATGGCCGACGACAGGTACAGCAAGCTGCACGGCTTCCTCGAACAGCTCGCCGGCGCCGAGTTCTACCCGGCCGACAAGACCACCTGGCCGCTGGTCTCCAAGACCCTCAAGGCCAAGATGGGAGCCGCCGT is a genomic window of Streptomyces gilvosporeus containing:
- a CDS encoding pentapeptide repeat-containing protein; this translates as MAGRGKGTTTVRAVRRPEVRLPELRPYDGGPLESEGDYDGLEFLDADWAGQTAHGARFLDCALRRCALDETVLGRARFIDSVLSGVRGVGTDLSQASLRDVEVTDARLGGVQLHGAVLERVVVRGGKIDFPNLRGAKLRDVAFEGCVLVEADFSGAELERVTFDDCTLARLDLTEVRMKDVDLRGAAAVDIARGIDRLSGAVISAAQLLDLAPAFAAQIGVRVE
- a CDS encoding flavin reductase family protein, producing MFTKTPADATTSAPTVPAAPSVALASVPGGTPIPHAVGVSDDEFRAALSRLAAGVVLITAHDPDDGPRGEDVGMTATAFVSVSLEPPLVMVSVRNDSRMDDLLAHQPLWAVSVLAEGQRQVAGRFAMKGRISDRLLFADIPHVRGEAAGAPLIAGALATLECRTEQRVLAGDHTLVIGRVLAASAPTEDAGPLTYFRGKYRHLG
- the arfB gene encoding alternative ribosome rescue aminoacyl-tRNA hydrolase ArfB translates to MSGPYVIRGSVVLPETELVWRFSRSSGPGGQHVNTSDSQVELRFDLVRTQALPEVWQQRALERLAGRLVGGVLSVRASEHRSQWRNRETAAVRLAALLAEATAPPPKPRRTSRIPRGINERRLREKKQRGETKRGRSGRDWG
- a CDS encoding CBM35 domain-containing protein, translated to MTAGNNGADTPENDDPFGYLYRSEGGEGATAGSASSGAARQPGVPRTSYNQVRAVGERQYGGQQTQQPPYGRQNAHYAAPETLPGNERTRSAPSQGYDQEPRRGRNGLLIGAVAVVAVVCIGIGVAMFTNSQGKNDTANKPGPTAGDSVAPSKEPSTKPSAGALPKQDAGSLRLDGGAVTAKDVPGARSANGTYVGGMNTPGASATWTVNVDKAGTYALNVDYGVPGKDANLTLTVNGKADPRPISLKNFAGAPAGAWDKGWTQSWSIVNLTQGTNTIKMSCESGNQCDVNLDKVWLTPPK
- the map gene encoding type I methionyl aminopeptidase — encoded protein: MVEIKTDASLDAMRVAGRVVADALAAVRAAAAPGVRLRELDEVARTVLREAGATSPFLGYRPSFAGTPFPAVICASVNDAIVHGVPDDYRLCDGDLVSIDCGAVVDGWAGDAAVSFCVGTARPEDVRLMDVTRRALEAGIAAAVPGARIGDISHAIGSIGRAAGYGIPEDFGGHGIGRRMHEDPPVPNDGRPGRGLVLRHGMALAIEPMLLTGGRNAYYVAEDGWTLRTSDGTRAAHFEHTVAITEDGPRVLTMP
- the cdgB gene encoding diguanylate cyclase CdgB, which encodes METESEPYVRLATLRQLHQVVAELNTARSLADTLQSVADGVIAGLGFELSAVNLVRPDGDLVVAAVAGSAGAEALMAGRVGSRSSWERRLSMGERWGDLCFIPYTEGWVLDDDDVPQWHTAGPAPRFPDEWHPMDRLFAPMYSQANGGGELLGVISVDRPRNGRRPGAWGREALQMYAFQSAIAIGNARLRANMQRALVRLEREQQALRASEESFRQAFEYAPSGMAVAEMGGDQHGRLLRTNDALCRLLGRPASAMRRYSFSDLVHPEDIGTLLRTSAEGGRAELRLARRDGTYVWVSLRNSVVADTADGPRFLLTHVEDIEERKRHELQLAHRASHDSLTGLPNSAELRARLGARLCSRPPGSAADAYASSATLAAGPGGAPGYRSEGKEPFESGPGGYDHHVHTVAPAEGAEDDGSKGLAVLFCDLDGFKSINDRFGHHTGAAVLIEVARRLTSGVRDGDTVARLGGDEFVVLADGLGTADAQDLAVRLRNAIIPPIRVDGRAVRVGASFGIGWASCGMTAEEVLASADQRMYVEKRSRSKANRRAG
- a CDS encoding helix-turn-helix domain-containing protein, which encodes MVRTPLTPWERERGERLGALLRAARGERSMVEVAAGAGLSAETLRKIETGRAPTPAFFTVAALAGTLGLSLDEVATLATPPEADADAVA
- a CDS encoding TerD family protein; this encodes MAVSLSKGGNVSLTKEAPGLTAVTVGLGWDVRTTTGSDFDLDASAIAVNGGGKVFSDKHFVFFNNTATPDQSIVHTGDNVDGQGEGDDERINVNLAALPADIDKIVFPVSIYDAESRSQNFGQVRNAYIRIVNQAGGAEIARYDLSEDAATETAMVFGELYRNGAEWKFRAVGQGYASGLVGIAKDFGVNV